A window from Candidatus Thorarchaeota archaeon encodes these proteins:
- a CDS encoding NAD-dependent epimerase/dehydratase family protein: MTRILVTGSYGQIGTELIEALREKYGGENIVATGRKKPPDILRKDGPYKRLDVLDTTQFHTLLVEYDIDVLIHNASVLSAVGEKNPQLAYKTNVQGSYNALEAARILDLDQIIIPSSIAAFGPSTPKENTPNDVIMRPTSMYGVTKVFIELLGEYYTKRFDVDFRSLRYPGIISSETLPGGGTTDYAVEIFYEALENKEYTCFLEKDSRLPMMYMPDCIKSTIDLMEADESDLEHRSFNITAMSFTPAELVSEIKKHIPEFKIEYEPDYRQEIADSWPSSINDSAAREEWGWEPDYDLAAMTEDMIEKLSKRIGN; encoded by the coding sequence TAGTTACTGGCAGCTATGGCCAGATTGGGACTGAGCTTATTGAAGCGTTGAGAGAGAAGTATGGAGGCGAAAACATAGTAGCAACTGGCAGGAAGAAGCCGCCAGACATTCTTAGAAAGGATGGGCCATACAAGCGGCTTGATGTGCTTGATACAACCCAATTTCACACGCTATTGGTTGAATACGACATTGATGTCTTGATTCATAATGCGTCAGTACTGTCCGCCGTGGGTGAAAAGAATCCACAGTTGGCATACAAGACAAATGTACAAGGGAGCTACAACGCATTGGAAGCTGCTCGCATTCTAGACTTGGATCAGATAATCATTCCCAGTTCAATAGCAGCTTTTGGCCCAAGCACACCAAAGGAAAATACTCCAAACGACGTTATTATGCGGCCCACAAGCATGTATGGCGTTACCAAAGTTTTCATTGAACTTCTTGGTGAATACTATACGAAACGGTTTGATGTTGATTTCAGGTCATTGCGTTATCCCGGTATCATCAGCTCTGAAACCTTGCCAGGTGGAGGAACGACCGACTATGCTGTGGAGATTTTCTACGAAGCACTTGAGAATAAGGAATATACGTGCTTTTTGGAAAAGGACAGTCGTCTTCCAATGATGTACATGCCTGATTGTATTAAGAGTACCATTGATTTGATGGAAGCCGATGAATCTGACTTGGAACACAGAAGCTTCAACATTACAGCTATGAGTTTCACTCCCGCAGAGCTGGTTTCTGAGATTAAGAAACATATTCCAGAATTCAAGATCGAATACGAGCCAGACTATAGACAAGAAATTGCTGACTCATGGCCGAGCTCCATAAATGATAGTGCGGCACGTGAGG